In Vibrio cyclitrophicus, one genomic interval encodes:
- a CDS encoding aquaporin: MTTNKHPSLFGQCLAEFIGTGLLIFFGVGCVAALVLTGATFGQWEISIIWGFGVAIAIYCTAGVSGAHINPAVTIALAMFHGFDKAKVVPYIISQLLGAFCSAALVYSLYSNLFTDYEIAHNFVRSSQDALSTAGIFSTYPHASLSFFGAFAVEFVITAVLMFAILALGDENNGASRGAMNPLLIGILIAVIGGSLGPLTGFAMNPARDFGPKLFAYFAGWDFALSGARDIPYFIVPILAPIAGACFGGWLYPRVIGAYLPVEGQGCTIPNQCETTEEAEQAQA; the protein is encoded by the coding sequence TATCGGCACAGGGTTGCTCATATTTTTTGGCGTTGGCTGTGTGGCAGCACTGGTATTAACCGGTGCAACATTCGGACAATGGGAAATCAGCATCATCTGGGGCTTCGGTGTTGCTATCGCGATTTACTGTACTGCTGGTGTTTCTGGCGCACACATTAACCCGGCAGTGACCATCGCACTGGCAATGTTCCATGGCTTTGATAAGGCGAAAGTAGTGCCTTACATTATTTCTCAGCTACTTGGTGCATTCTGCTCTGCTGCTTTGGTTTACAGCCTGTACAGCAACCTATTCACTGACTACGAAATCGCACATAACTTCGTTCGTAGCAGCCAAGACGCACTATCAACTGCTGGTATCTTCTCGACTTACCCACATGCTTCACTCTCTTTCTTCGGCGCTTTTGCTGTGGAATTCGTGATTACTGCAGTGTTGATGTTTGCCATTTTAGCGTTAGGTGATGAGAACAACGGCGCATCTCGCGGCGCGATGAACCCACTGCTGATCGGTATTCTTATCGCGGTAATTGGTGGTTCTTTAGGTCCACTAACTGGCTTCGCAATGAACCCTGCTCGTGACTTCGGACCAAAACTTTTCGCTTACTTTGCGGGTTGGGATTTCGCATTGAGCGGTGCTCGTGATATTCCTTACTTCATCGTTCCAATTCTTGCTCCAATTGCTGGTGCGTGTTTTGGTGGTTGGTTGTACCCACGCGTTATCGGTGCTTACCTACCAGTAGAAGGCCAAGGCTGCACAATTCCAAACCAATGTGAAACAACAGAAGAAGCTGAACAAGCTCAAGCTTAA
- the glpK gene encoding glycerol kinase GlpK gives MTEQKYIVALDQGTTSSRAVILDHDANIVSSSQREFTQIYPKAGWVEHDPMEIWATQSSTLVEALAKAGIRSDELAGIGITNQRETTIVWNKETGKPVYNAIVWQCRRTADICEDLKARGLEDYVRDNTGLVLDPYFSGTKVKWILDNVESAREDAEAGKLLFGTVDTWLVWKMTQGRVHVTDYTNASRTMLFNINDLCWDQKLLDEMGIPAVMMPEVKRSSEVYGQTNLGGKGGTRIPIAGIAGDQQAALYGQMCVEAGQAKNTYGTGCFLLMNTGQEKVTSKNGLLTTLACGPKGEPAYALEGAVFMGGASIQWLRDEMKLLAGAEDSEYFATKVDSSNGVYVVPAFTGLGAPYWDAYARGTIVGLTRGVNSNHIIRATLEGIAYQTRDVLDAMQADSGIKLAKLRVDGGAVANNFLMQFQSDVLDTEVHRPEVTEVTALGAAYLAGLAVGFWDSIDELQDKAVLDRTFMPHHDEEKRNRRYKGWKRAIKCAQVWSELHDDDEE, from the coding sequence ATGACCGAGCAAAAATACATTGTTGCCCTAGACCAAGGCACCACAAGCTCTCGCGCTGTAATCCTCGACCACGATGCAAACATCGTAAGCTCTTCTCAACGAGAATTTACTCAAATCTACCCGAAAGCGGGCTGGGTTGAGCATGATCCAATGGAAATCTGGGCAACTCAAAGCTCTACATTGGTTGAAGCACTTGCTAAAGCAGGCATTCGCAGCGACGAACTAGCGGGTATTGGTATCACTAACCAACGTGAAACCACCATTGTTTGGAACAAAGAAACAGGCAAGCCGGTTTACAACGCAATCGTATGGCAGTGTCGCCGTACAGCAGACATCTGTGAAGACCTAAAAGCACGTGGCCTAGAAGACTACGTACGTGACAATACTGGCTTAGTCCTTGACCCGTATTTCTCAGGTACAAAAGTAAAATGGATTCTAGACAACGTTGAAAGTGCTCGCGAAGACGCTGAAGCAGGCAAATTGCTATTCGGTACGGTTGATACTTGGTTGGTTTGGAAGATGACTCAAGGACGTGTACACGTTACGGATTACACTAACGCGTCTCGTACTATGTTATTTAACATCAACGACCTGTGCTGGGACCAGAAGCTGCTTGATGAAATGGGCATTCCAGCAGTCATGATGCCAGAAGTAAAACGCTCTTCAGAAGTATACGGTCAAACGAACCTTGGTGGTAAAGGCGGTACGCGTATCCCAATCGCGGGTATTGCAGGTGACCAACAAGCAGCACTTTACGGTCAAATGTGTGTAGAAGCTGGCCAAGCGAAGAATACTTACGGCACGGGTTGTTTCCTTCTAATGAACACAGGCCAAGAAAAAGTAACCTCGAAAAACGGCCTGTTAACAACACTGGCATGCGGCCCTAAAGGCGAACCAGCTTACGCACTGGAAGGTGCGGTATTCATGGGCGGTGCATCAATCCAATGGCTACGTGATGAAATGAAGCTGCTGGCTGGCGCAGAAGACTCTGAGTACTTTGCAACGAAAGTGGATTCTTCAAACGGCGTTTACGTAGTTCCTGCGTTTACTGGCCTAGGCGCACCATACTGGGATGCTTATGCTCGTGGTACGATTGTTGGTCTGACTCGTGGCGTTAACTCTAACCACATCATCCGTGCAACGCTGGAAGGTATTGCTTACCAAACTCGTGACGTACTTGACGCAATGCAAGCTGACTCTGGTATCAAGCTAGCAAAACTACGTGTTGATGGTGGCGCAGTAGCGAATAATTTCCTAATGCAGTTCCAATCAGACGTACTTGATACTGAAGTTCACCGCCCTGAAGTAACGGAAGTAACCGCTCTGGGTGCTGCTTACCTTGCCGGCCTAGCGGTTGGTTTCTGGGACAGCATCGACGAGCTTCAAGACAAAGCCGTTCTAGACCGTACCTTCATGCCACACCACGACGAAGAGAAGCGTAACCGCCGTTACAAAGGCTGGAAGCGTGCTATCAAGTGTGCACAGGTTTGGTCTGAACTGCACGATGACGACGAAGAGTAA
- a CDS encoding DeoR/GlpR family transcriptional regulator — translation MKQIPRHQQIVDLVKTQGYVSTDELVEKFDVSPQTIRRDLNELADGNKIRRYHGGATIPLSSENTSYNTRKALNFNEKDVIADELVKHIPDGATLFVDIGTTPESVARALNKNHKQLRVVTNNINVASILLPNPEIKVILAGGEVRNRDGGIVGEATLDFVKQFRLDFGILGISGIDFDGSLLDFDYHEVRVKQAIIENSRSIFLAVDHTKFGRNAMVKLGNISQAHMVFTNKQPPEEILNILKDSAIPLEIIDTAQPSTSGE, via the coding sequence GTGAAGCAGATACCAAGACACCAGCAGATTGTAGACCTGGTTAAAACACAAGGATATGTGAGTACCGATGAGCTCGTTGAAAAGTTCGATGTCAGCCCACAAACCATAAGACGAGACCTCAACGAACTGGCCGATGGCAACAAAATCCGTCGCTATCATGGTGGTGCTACGATTCCTTTAAGCTCAGAAAACACCTCGTATAACACGCGTAAAGCGCTTAATTTCAACGAAAAAGACGTGATCGCCGACGAACTGGTTAAGCACATCCCAGATGGTGCGACTTTGTTTGTTGATATCGGTACCACACCAGAATCAGTTGCACGTGCACTCAACAAAAATCACAAACAGTTAAGAGTCGTCACCAACAACATTAACGTGGCGAGCATCCTTCTGCCGAATCCTGAGATAAAGGTTATCTTGGCGGGTGGCGAAGTAAGAAACCGCGACGGCGGTATTGTCGGTGAAGCGACACTCGATTTCGTAAAGCAATTCCGTCTTGATTTCGGCATATTGGGGATCAGTGGTATCGACTTTGATGGCTCACTGCTCGATTTTGACTATCACGAAGTTCGAGTGAAACAAGCCATCATCGAGAACAGCCGCAGCATCTTCTTAGCCGTTGACCACACAAAGTTTGGCCGCAATGCGATGGTTAAACTCGGCAATATCTCCCAGGCGCATATGGTGTTTACCAACAAACAGCCACCAGAAGAGATTCTGAACATCCTTAAAGATTCAGCAATTCCGTTAGAAATTATCGATACTGCTCAGCCTTCAACTTCAGGCGAATAG
- the glpD gene encoding glycerol-3-phosphate dehydrogenase has translation MSAQQNNSNNSTSSTLDLIVIGGGINGAGIAADAAGRGLNVGLYEANDFASATSSASSKLIHGGLRYLEHYEFRLVSEALAEREVLLRKAPHVAQPMRFRLPHRPFLRPAWMIRCGLFLYDNLGKRTTLPGSKTVNLAKSGLLKPEMKTGFEYSDCWVDDARMVLLNVLAAKENNAEIRNYCRVEKAHREGGIWHVTILDVMTNQRFERKAKALVNAAGPWVKQFFDDGLEQASPRNIRLIKGSHIVVPRIHDEPQAYILQNKDNRIVFMIPYLDKFSIIGTTDLEYKGDPRNVAIDDVEVDYLIDIVNQHFVKQLGREDVVWTYSGVRPLCDDESDSPQAITRDYTLELDAELDQAPLLSIFGGKLTTYRKLGEAALKKLEPHLTNMGAPWTANNTLPGGNFSCSREQLATMIHTKYPWASEALLLRYVTQFGTYTWKLLEGANSEADLGIQFSSEAHGVYQVEIDYLINEEMAMTDEDILWRRTKLGLYMSESEQQTVTDYLKEKLQSKVVSFSQVG, from the coding sequence ATGAGTGCTCAACAAAATAATTCAAACAACAGTACATCTTCCACTTTAGACTTGATCGTGATTGGCGGCGGCATCAATGGTGCAGGCATCGCGGCAGATGCAGCAGGTCGTGGTCTCAACGTTGGCTTATACGAAGCAAATGACTTTGCTTCTGCTACTTCATCTGCAAGTTCAAAACTGATCCACGGTGGTTTACGTTACCTTGAACATTACGAGTTTCGTTTGGTTTCGGAAGCGCTTGCAGAACGCGAAGTATTGTTAAGAAAAGCACCTCATGTTGCTCAGCCAATGCGTTTCCGTTTACCTCATCGACCATTTTTACGCCCAGCTTGGATGATCCGCTGTGGCCTATTCCTTTACGATAACTTGGGTAAACGCACCACACTTCCCGGAAGTAAAACGGTAAACCTAGCGAAATCAGGTTTACTGAAGCCAGAAATGAAAACAGGTTTCGAATACTCAGATTGCTGGGTAGATGATGCGCGCATGGTATTGCTCAACGTGTTAGCGGCGAAAGAGAACAACGCTGAAATACGTAACTACTGCCGTGTTGAAAAAGCGCACCGTGAAGGCGGTATCTGGCATGTGACGATCCTTGATGTGATGACAAACCAACGCTTTGAACGTAAAGCAAAAGCGCTAGTGAATGCAGCAGGCCCTTGGGTTAAGCAATTCTTTGATGATGGATTAGAGCAGGCTTCGCCTCGTAATATTCGTTTGATCAAAGGTTCACACATTGTTGTGCCACGCATTCATGACGAACCACAAGCGTACATTCTACAAAACAAAGATAATCGTATTGTGTTCATGATCCCTTACCTAGATAAGTTCTCGATCATCGGTACTACCGACCTTGAATACAAAGGCGATCCACGTAACGTCGCAATTGATGATGTCGAAGTGGATTACTTGATTGATATTGTTAACCAACACTTTGTTAAACAGCTTGGCCGTGAAGATGTGGTTTGGACATACAGTGGCGTAAGACCGCTTTGTGACGACGAATCTGATTCACCGCAAGCGATCACTCGTGACTACACATTGGAATTAGACGCAGAGCTAGATCAAGCACCACTGCTTTCGATCTTCGGCGGCAAACTAACCACTTACCGTAAACTAGGCGAAGCAGCACTTAAGAAGTTAGAACCACACCTAACCAACATGGGTGCGCCTTGGACAGCCAACAACACGCTTCCAGGCGGTAACTTCAGCTGTAGCAGAGAGCAACTGGCGACCATGATCCACACTAAATACCCTTGGGCATCTGAAGCGTTATTGCTTCGCTACGTGACTCAATTCGGTACTTACACGTGGAAACTACTGGAAGGTGCGAATAGCGAAGCTGACCTTGGCATCCAGTTCTCAAGCGAGGCACATGGCGTTTATCAAGTTGAAATCGATTACTTGATCAATGAAGAGATGGCGATGACTGACGAAGATATTTTGTGGCGCAGAACCAAGCTAGGCCTTTACATGAGCGAATCAGAGCAGCAAACGGTGACTGATTACTTGAAAGAGAAGCTACAAAGCAAAGTCGTGAGCTTTTCTCAAGTCGGCTAA
- a CDS encoding SDR family NAD(P)-dependent oxidoreductase, translated as MQKVILITGSTDGIGFETAKVLVQQGHHVLLHGRNPSKLKDVEQQLVTLSTEAKIQSYVADLSVLADVDALADEVIAEHEKIDVLINNAGVFNTPNPITKDGLDVRFAVNTVSPYHLTKRLLPVLGSSSRVVNLSSAAQAAVSIEALEGKKPLSDGDAYAQSKLAITMWTREMAKELGSTGPMVVAVNPASLLGSKMVKDAYGIAGGDLSIGSDILVRASLSDEFAQAGGKYFDNDNNTFANPHPDAIYGDKSQQVIAKIDEIIAATLS; from the coding sequence ATGCAAAAAGTTATCCTGATCACTGGCTCTACCGATGGTATCGGCTTCGAAACGGCAAAAGTACTCGTTCAACAAGGTCACCACGTTTTATTGCATGGACGTAACCCAAGCAAACTAAAAGATGTTGAGCAGCAGCTTGTAACTCTCTCTACTGAAGCAAAAATCCAAAGCTACGTGGCAGACTTGTCTGTTTTGGCTGATGTGGATGCGTTGGCTGACGAAGTGATTGCTGAGCACGAGAAAATTGACGTACTGATTAACAACGCAGGCGTGTTCAACACTCCGAATCCAATCACTAAAGATGGTTTGGATGTTCGTTTTGCTGTAAACACGGTGTCGCCGTATCACCTAACCAAGCGCCTGCTGCCGGTGCTAGGCTCATCTAGCCGCGTGGTTAACCTGTCTTCAGCTGCGCAAGCCGCAGTGAGCATCGAAGCGCTAGAAGGTAAAAAACCGCTTTCTGATGGCGACGCTTACGCACAAAGCAAACTGGCGATCACTATGTGGACTCGTGAAATGGCAAAAGAATTAGGTTCTACAGGTCCAATGGTGGTTGCAGTAAATCCAGCTTCGTTACTAGGCAGTAAGATGGTGAAAGACGCTTACGGCATTGCCGGTGGTGACCTGAGCATCGGTTCTGATATTCTAGTTCGCGCATCATTGTCTGATGAGTTCGCACAAGCGGGTGGCAAATACTTTGATAACGACAACAATACTTTTGCTAACCCGCACCCAGATGCAATTTACGGTGACAAGTCGCAGCAAGTTAT